The Chloroflexota bacterium genome includes the window TGTCCGAGCATGTGGGAGTCGCCGCCCCGACGGGCAACTTCGGCTGACTCGGCGAGGTAACGCCTCTGCTCGTCCAGGGGGAGCTCACCCGCCTGAATGGACATCAGGTTATTCCGGGCTCGCATTAGGGTCGGGATGTGGCCCGCGCGTTCCGCCAGGGCTACGGCGCCGCGAAGGATGGCCTCCGCTTCGTCGGGCCGCTCCTGGAGGGCGGTCCCCCTGGTGACAAGGATGTCCGCGGTAATCCGTGGCAGCCGCCGGGGACCGATGGCCGCCAGGGCCCGGTCCGCCGTGGCTACCGCATCCTCGTCGCGTGCCGTGAGCATATAGGCGCGGGCTAGTTCGCCCATCGCCTCGGCCCAATCGGTCGCGTTCTCCGGGGTAGCAGCCAAAACGCCTTCCAGGGCGTTGACCGCATCCGAGCCGTGGCCGAGCGAGAGGTGTGCATGAGCAGCGACCACGGTCGATCTGAGCGCGCCGTCAGCGTCGGCGGCTTGCCCGTACAGCGCGATCGCCTGCTCGGCATGACCAATGGCCTCGTGCACATTGAAGAGGTAAGCCGAGTGTGCGGCGCGCTCGTGGAGCGCAGCCTGCTCACCGGCATCATCCGTAACGGTCAGCGCATCTTCCAGGTAGTGGACCGCGCTGGCGTGGGAGTGGAGCGCAGCGGCCCGCTCCGCGGCTCCGCGCAAAGCGATCCGCGCCTGGGCTCCCAGTGCATCGGCCTCGGGGCCGGCAGAGGTTGCCCGGTAGGCTTCGACGTAGTGGCTGGCGAGGACCCCGGCCAACTCGTCGTCCCCGAGAGACTCCAGGTGCCGGGCGGCAGCCAGGTGTTTCGTGCGGCGGTCCTTCTTGGCCAGTGATTCGTACGCGACTTCGCGGACGACGGCCTGGAGGAACCGATATTGGCCGCGCTCCGGGGAGCGGGGGTCGTCGTCGCGCAGCAGCAGCTCGCGACGGACGAGGCGATCGAGGCCCTGCTCCAGGTCGCTCTTCTCCCGGCCGGTCATGCCCGACAGCCCGGCCATGGTGAAGCTCAGGCCCAGCACGGCGGCATCGGTCAGGAGGGCGCGATCGGCGGGGTCATTCGCATCCAGCCGCGCAGCCACCAACGCGCGCAGCGTCTCGGGCACCTGGAGATCGGTCAGTGGCCCGGCCATGGCGAAGCCGTCGCCCTCCGGGCGGAGCCGCCCCGTGTCGAGCAGCATCCGGACCGTCTCGACCGCATACAGCGGGATGCCCTCCGAACGCGCCACGATGCCGGCCACCGCGTCTTCCGGCAGGCCCGGCACCAGCCCGCGCAGCAGCTCGACCACCGCCTCGGCGGGCAGGGGCTCGAGGGTGATGGTGACCCCGTTGCGGACGGTCGTGCCCCATCCCGGGCGGCGCTCCAGCAGCTCGGGCCGGGCCAGGGCGATGACGAGGATGGGGTGGGCGCGAGACCAGGTCAGGAGGTGTTCGATGAAGTCCATGAGGCCCTGGTCGGCCCAGTGCAGGTCGCCGAAAACCATGATCACCGGGTCGCGATCGGCGATCCGCTCGAAGAATGTCCGCCATGCCGCGAACAGCTCGTCTTTCTCGCCCGAGGGCATGGGCTCCAGGCCCAGCAGGCCCGCCAGCCGGGGCTCGATCCAGCGCCGCTCCTCGGCATCGGTAACGAACTCATTCACGCTGGCCGCCAGCAGGCGACGGGCTTCGTCGGGGTCGACGCCCTCGGCGATCCGCGCCCGCTCACGGACCATCTCGGCCAGGGCCCAGAAGCTGATCCCCTCCCCGTAGGCCGGCGAGCGGCCCGAGTGCCAGTACCCGGTCTCGCTGATCCCGTCGAGGTACTTCTCGAACTCCCAGGCCAACCGATGTTTCCCGATACCCGCCTGACCGATGATCGAGACCAGCCGCGGCTTGCGCTCGCGTCCGGTGGCGTGGAACAGGTCCTTGACCAGGCGCAGCTCCTCGTCGCGGCCCACGAATGGCGGCTCGAGCGTGCCTGTCCGGCCGGCTCCGCCCCGCAAGGCCTGGACGTGGAGGGCGTGCCATGCCTGGATTGGTGCCGCTTTGCCCTTCAGCAGCTGCTCGCCGGCCTTCTCGTAGGCGATGGCCTCGTTCGTCGCTCGCCAGGTGGCCTCGCCGACCAGGACCGATCCAGCCGGCGCGGCACCCTGGAGGCGTGACGCGGTGTTCACCAGATCGCCGGCAACCATGGACTGACCGGACGCGCCGATGGTGGCCGCGGCCTCCCCGGTCAGGACTGCCGCCCGGAGGGCGAGGGCTGCGCCGGCATCGGTCATGTTCCCAACCGCGGCGACGAGATCGAGGGCGGCGCGAACGGCGCGCTCGGCGTCGTCCTCGTGGGCAACGGGGACGCCCCAGACGGCCATCACGGCGTCGCCGATGAACTTCTCGACCGACCCGCCGTAGCGGGCGATGATTTCGTTGCACGTGTCGAAGTAACGCGTCAGGAGCTCGCGCGTCTCCTCCGGGTCACGATCCTCGGCCAGGGTCGTCGACCCGACGAGGTCCGCGAACAGGATCGACACGAGACGGCGCTCGGCTGAACCGGTCGCGGGAACCGGCTGTTTCGGGGCCGCGGGTACAGGGCCCGTCGCCGTGAGGTTGGTACCGCATTCGACGCAGAATTTCGCGCTTGCCACGTTCCGCGCTCCGCACGAGGGGCAGCCCGCCGCCAACTGCGTCCCGCACTCGGCGCAGAACTTGGTGCCGGCGATGGCGGGCGTCTCGCAGGACGGGCAGTTCACGCGGGCTGCTCCGCGTCGACGGGGATGGCCTTGGGACCCACCCCCATTCGCGTCGCCGGTGGGGCCGGCGTGCCCTTGAAGGCGGCACGGTAGCGCTCAACGACGCCTTGAGCGCCGCGCTCCGCGAACCAGGCCTCGGCCTCGGCGCCAGCGGTTCGCGCCTCCTCGAATCGGTCCCCGAGATACGAGGCGTACTCCAGGCTGAGCATCGAGGCGTCTAGATGGAACTCCAGGTCGCGGAAGGCGGAAAGCGCCTGCGGGTATGTGGCCTGGGCCTCGTCCCACCGTTCGGCGGTGGCGGCCGTGGCCGCTCGGAGTTGGAGGCGAACGGCGAGGGCGAGCGCAGATGCCCGGTGCTCCGCGAAGCTCTGGGTGATTCGCTCCACGGAGGCCCGGTCACCCAGCTGTGCCGCGGCCAACGCGCCGATCGATGCCATGAAGACGTCCTGTCCGCCACCACCGGGATATGCCTGGATCCGACGCAGCGCCTCGGCCGGGTCGCCCAGCAAGTGCAACGCGCGAGTGATCTCAACCTCGAGGCCGGCCCGCTGGGGCAGGGTGTCGATCGATTGGAGTTGCTCAACCGCCTCTTCGAGGGCTGCTCGACTGGACGAGGGGTCACCGCGCAGGGCCAGCAGTTGAGCGCGATAGCTGGCGGCGAATCCCGCCCGGTAGACCTTCGCGTGCTCGGACTGCTCGGCCGAGGCGATCTCCGCTGCCTCCCAGTCGCCCAGCGCGATAAGCGTCGGGAGCCGATGGGTAAGGAATTGGGTCAGCCACCCGAGATACCCGAACCTCCGCGCAAGCTCGAGCCCCTCATCCACGAGAGCGAGCATGTCCGATGCCGTGACGTCCTCGACAATGGTCGATTGCAGGTTGTTTCGCGCTCGCAGGGCCGACCAGTAGTGGCCGTTGCGGTCGGCGAGGATGATGGCCCCGCGGAGCATGGCTTCGGCTTCGTCGATGCGCTGGGCGTCGGCGATAGCCGGGCCACGGGTGACGAGCGCCTCTACGATGACCTCCGTCTCGCGCGCGGTAGCCGCCGCGCGAAGCGCCTTGTCGGCCATCTCGACAGCCTCCAGGTTGCGGTCGGTCAACATGTAGACCCGGGCCAGCTCGGCGAACGCGGCAGCCGCTCCCGGCTCGTCCTCGGACAGCCCGGCCGTCAGCGGCTCGAGGATGGCGATGGATTCGACGCCGTGCCCATAGTTGGTGTTGAACTTGGCGGCCAGGGTCGCGGCCCGGGTCGCGGCGGGCCGGTCCCCCGACTTCGACGCCAGCTCTGCCGACGTGCGCGCGTAGTCCACGGAGTTCGTGTCTCCGGAACTGTCCGCGGAGATCGCGGCGTCCCGGTAGAGCGCGGCCTGCTCGGCCGGATCGGACGTGATGGTCAGGGCATCCTGGAGGTGGCGGAGCGCAACGGCGTGGGAGTGGAGCGCCGTGGCGCGGTCGGCGGCCGCGCGCAGCGCGATGCGAGCCTGCGCCGCCAATGCGTCGGCCTCGGGTCCCGCCGGCGTGGCCCTCAGCGCCTCGAGGTAGTGGCTGGCCAGAATCCCGGCCACCTCCTCATCGCCCAGCGCCTCGAAGTACCGGGCCGCGGCCAGGTGCTTGGCGCGGCGGTCCTTCTTCGACAGGGTTTCGTAGGAGATCTCTCGCACGATGGCCTGCACAAACCGGTACTGGCCGCGTTCCGGCGAGCGCGGGTCGTCGTCGCGGATCAGGAGCTCGCGCCGAACCAGGCGCTCCAAGACGTCGGGCAGGGCGGCCTCGTCCTTTCCCGTCACACCGGCCAGCGCGGCCAGGGTGAAGCTCTGGCCCAGGATTGCCGCATCGGCCAGCAGGGCGCGATCCTCCGGGTCGTTGGCATCGATGCGGGCCGCCACCAGCGCCTGGAGCGTCTCCGGCACCGCCAGCTTCTCGATCGGGCCGGAAAGCACGTACCCGTCCCCTTCCGCGACCACCCGCCCCTGGTCGATGAGCATCCGAACGGTCTCAACCGCGTAGAGCGGAATCCCCTCCGCGCGCTGCAGGATGGTCGCGACCGCGTCGTCGGGCAGACCGGGCACCAGGCCATGCAGGAGCTCGCGCATCGGTCCATCGCCGAGAGGCTCGAGGGCCAGGGTTGTCGCGTTGCGGACGGCGCTGCCGCCCCACGCCGGATGGCGCTCGAACAGGTCGGGCCGGGTCATGGCCAGCACATAGATAGGATGGCTGCGCGACCAGGTCAGGACGTGTTCGATGAACTCCAGGAGGGCGGCGTCGGCCCAGTGCAGGTCCTTGAAGACCAGGACCACCGGGTCTCGGTCGGCCATCCGCTCGAAGAACGTGCGCCAGGCCGCGAACAGCTCCTCGCGTTGCCCGGTGGGCATCTCCTCCAGGCCCAGCAGGCCCGCCAGGCGGGGCTCGACCCAACGCCGCTCCTCCGCATCGGTCAGCCATTCCTCGGCGCAGGCGGCCAGCTTGCGGCGGGTGGAGTCGGGGTCATCGGTCTCGGCGATACCGGCTCGCTCGCGGATCATCTCGGCCAGCGCCCAGAAGCTGATCCCCTCGCCGTACGACGGGGAACGTCCTGCGTGCCAGTAGGCGGTCAGGGTCACGCCGTCGATGTACTTCTCGAACTCCCACCCCAGTCGGCTCTTCCCGATCCCGGCCTGGCCGACCACGGTCACCAGACGCGGCTTCCGCTCGCGGATGGTGGCGTGGAACAGGTCCTTGATCAGGCGCAGCTCGTCGTCGCGGCCGACGAACGGCGGCTCCAGGGCCGTGCGGCGCCCGGCGCCACCCCGCATGCCCATGACGCGGACGGCCCGCCAGGCGGCGATCGGGGCGGTCTTGCCCTTGAGCACCTGCTCACCGGCCTCCTCGTAGCTGATCGCCCCCGACGTGGCGCGGTAGGTGGACTCGCCGACCAGGACCGTCCCAGGGGGCGCAGCGCCCTGGAGGCGCGAGGCGGTGTTCACCAGGTCGCCCGCGACCATGCCCTGGCCGCTGGCGCCGATGGTTGCCGCCGCCTCCCCGGTGAGCACCGCAGCCCGGAGTTGGAGTGGGCTACCGGCGTCCGTCATGCCACCAACGGCTGCAACGAGATCCAGCGCGGCGCGCACCGCCCGCTCGGCATCGTCCTCGTGCGCGGTGGGTACGCCCCAGACCGCCATCACCGCGTCCCCGATGAACTTCTCGATGCTGCCTCCGTAGCGGCCGATCAGCTCCGAGGCGATGTCGAAGTAGCGCGACAGCAGGTCGCGGGATTCCTCCGGATCGCGGTCCTCGGCCAGGGTGGTCGAGCCCACCAGGTCGGCGAACAGGACCGACACCAGGCGTCGTTCCGCCCCGGCGGCCGA containing:
- a CDS encoding adenylate/guanylate cyclase domain-containing protein, which gives rise to MSILFADLVGSTTLAEDRDPEETRELLTRYFDTCNEIIARYGGSVEKFIGDAVMAVWGVPVAHEDDAERAVRAALDLVAAVGNMTDAGAALALRAAVLTGEAAATIGASGQSMVAGDLVNTASRLQGAAPAGSVLVGEATWRATNEAIAYEKAGEQLLKGKAAPIQAWHALHVQALRGGAGRTGTLEPPFVGRDEELRLVKDLFHATGRERKPRLVSIIGQAGIGKHRLAWEFEKYLDGISETGYWHSGRSPAYGEGISFWALAEMVRERARIAEGVDPDEARRLLAASVNEFVTDAEERRWIEPRLAGLLGLEPMPSGEKDELFAAWRTFFERIADRDPVIMVFGDLHWADQGLMDFIEHLLTWSRAHPILVIALARPELLERRPGWGTTVRNGVTITLEPLPAEAVVELLRGLVPGLPEDAVAGIVARSEGIPLYAVETVRMLLDTGRLRPEGDGFAMAGPLTDLQVPETLRALVAARLDANDPADRALLTDAAVLGLSFTMAGLSGMTGREKSDLEQGLDRLVRRELLLRDDDPRSPERGQYRFLQAVVREVAYESLAKKDRRTKHLAAARHLESLGDDELAGVLASHYVEAYRATSAGPEADALGAQARIALRGAAERAAALHSHASAVHYLEDALTVTDDAGEQAALHERAAHSAYLFNVHEAIGHAEQAIALYGQAADADGALRSTVVAAHAHLSLGHGSDAVNALEGVLAATPENATDWAEAMGELARAYMLTARDEDAVATADRALAAIGPRRLPRITADILVTRGTALQERPDEAEAILRGAVALAERAGHIPTLMRARNNLMSIQAGELPLDEQRRYLAESAEVARRGGDSHMLGQMLLSLVDTATEAGTWSDADAAQAELASMDLDSFRMTWYLIDFGTFQAFRGERSEAEGNFAKAEELVRGVDTFHASSKAAWHALSLVGMGEMARAAEMAMPAALADSPDYAPPIIAVTAIGALEPDRADELTAALHARPQTRVIAAAQDQIAALVGVSAGRWEEARAAYGNALGGYDALGMGFWKALAGLQFDAYLGQRFEDARQAGMDAEALFASNGAAGFVDRYRAAFKGTPAPPLPAAGSAPRQAAVPVDAEQPA
- a CDS encoding adenylate/guanylate cyclase domain-containing protein, whose protein sequence is MNCATCGTSNEPGRKFCGECGARLSAACPACGMANQPNTKFCGECGTALLGEATAAAPASTSPPTPAPASASAAGAERRLVSVLFADLVGSTTLAEDRDPEESRDLLSRYFDIASELIGRYGGSIEKFIGDAVMAVWGVPTAHEDDAERAVRAALDLVAAVGGMTDAGSPLQLRAAVLTGEAAATIGASGQGMVAGDLVNTASRLQGAAPPGTVLVGESTYRATSGAISYEEAGEQVLKGKTAPIAAWRAVRVMGMRGGAGRRTALEPPFVGRDDELRLIKDLFHATIRERKPRLVTVVGQAGIGKSRLGWEFEKYIDGVTLTAYWHAGRSPSYGEGISFWALAEMIRERAGIAETDDPDSTRRKLAACAEEWLTDAEERRWVEPRLAGLLGLEEMPTGQREELFAAWRTFFERMADRDPVVLVFKDLHWADAALLEFIEHVLTWSRSHPIYVLAMTRPDLFERHPAWGGSAVRNATTLALEPLGDGPMRELLHGLVPGLPDDAVATILQRAEGIPLYAVETVRMLIDQGRVVAEGDGYVLSGPIEKLAVPETLQALVAARIDANDPEDRALLADAAILGQSFTLAALAGVTGKDEAALPDVLERLVRRELLIRDDDPRSPERGQYRFVQAIVREISYETLSKKDRRAKHLAAARYFEALGDEEVAGILASHYLEALRATPAGPEADALAAQARIALRAAADRATALHSHAVALRHLQDALTITSDPAEQAALYRDAAISADSSGDTNSVDYARTSAELASKSGDRPAATRAATLAAKFNTNYGHGVESIAILEPLTAGLSEDEPGAAAAFAELARVYMLTDRNLEAVEMADKALRAAATARETEVIVEALVTRGPAIADAQRIDEAEAMLRGAIILADRNGHYWSALRARNNLQSTIVEDVTASDMLALVDEGLELARRFGYLGWLTQFLTHRLPTLIALGDWEAAEIASAEQSEHAKVYRAGFAASYRAQLLALRGDPSSSRAALEEAVEQLQSIDTLPQRAGLEVEITRALHLLGDPAEALRRIQAYPGGGGQDVFMASIGALAAAQLGDRASVERITQSFAEHRASALALAVRLQLRAATAATAERWDEAQATYPQALSAFRDLEFHLDASMLSLEYASYLGDRFEEARTAGAEAEAWFAERGAQGVVERYRAAFKGTPAPPATRMGVGPKAIPVDAEQPA